A section of the Streptomyces sp. Je 1-369 genome encodes:
- a CDS encoding ABC transporter substrate-binding protein — protein sequence MSSTARISALLCACLFALTACGGSTEKTGESTDKADKADKADKSAEGFPVTVTSCGKDAKVPAPPQRAVSLDQGSTEILLSLGLADRMVGTGTWTDPVPKNLEKENAKVERLADRYPSLEKVLSKEPDFVSASFLYTVGKGGVADRAKFDELNVPVYVSPSDCAGKDNDGGGDGKRVKTLTMDTVYGEVRDLAKVFHVEKRGERLVADLKSRVTKATEDIDASDATLLYWFANSDAPYLAGCCGAPGIITRELGAKNVFDDTHEEWPQINWETVADRDPDVLVIGDLTRKSQSAESAAAKIKFLETNPATKNLTAVKKKRYVLLSGQAMNPTIRTVDGIEQVAAGLRKFGLVK from the coding sequence GTGTCCTCGACAGCCCGTATATCCGCCCTCCTCTGCGCCTGCCTGTTCGCGCTCACCGCGTGCGGCGGCTCCACGGAGAAGACCGGGGAGTCCACCGACAAGGCTGACAAGGCGGACAAGGCGGACAAGAGCGCCGAAGGCTTCCCGGTCACGGTCACCTCCTGCGGCAAGGACGCGAAGGTCCCGGCACCGCCGCAGCGCGCCGTCTCCCTCGACCAGGGCTCCACGGAGATCCTCCTCTCCCTCGGCCTCGCCGACCGCATGGTGGGCACCGGTACCTGGACCGACCCGGTACCGAAGAACCTGGAGAAGGAGAACGCGAAGGTCGAGCGGCTCGCCGACCGCTACCCGTCGCTGGAGAAGGTCCTCTCCAAGGAGCCGGACTTCGTCAGCGCGTCCTTCCTCTACACGGTCGGCAAGGGAGGCGTCGCCGACCGCGCGAAGTTCGACGAGCTCAACGTCCCGGTCTATGTCTCGCCCAGCGACTGCGCGGGCAAGGACAACGACGGCGGCGGCGACGGCAAGCGCGTCAAGACCCTCACCATGGACACCGTCTACGGCGAGGTGCGCGACCTGGCGAAGGTCTTCCACGTCGAGAAGCGCGGCGAACGGCTGGTCGCCGACCTCAAGAGCCGCGTCACGAAGGCGACCGAGGACATCGACGCCTCCGACGCCACGCTCCTGTACTGGTTCGCCAACTCCGACGCCCCGTACCTGGCGGGCTGCTGCGGCGCCCCCGGCATCATCACCCGCGAACTCGGCGCGAAGAACGTCTTCGACGACACCCACGAGGAATGGCCCCAGATCAACTGGGAGACCGTCGCCGACCGCGACCCCGACGTCCTCGTCATCGGTGACCTCACCCGCAAGTCGCAGTCCGCGGAGAGCGCCGCGGCGAAGATCAAGTTCCTGGAGACCAACCCGGCGACCAAGAACCTGACGGCCGTGAAGAAGAAGCGGTACGTCCTGCTCAGCGGCCAGGCCATGAACCCCACGATCCGCACGGTCGACGGCATCGAGCAAGTAGCGGCGGGTCTGCGGAAGTTCGGGCTGGTCAAGTGA
- a CDS encoding FecCD family ABC transporter permease: protein MTEVARVRQALLWLAGVAALVLSVSVAVTIGPADISVPDVWSTVAAHLGWGDSPLTPIRDGIVWNLRMPRTVLAAVCGAGLAVCGAVMQSLLRNPLADPFVLGVSSGASTGAVAVVVLGVGGGVVSVSAGAFAGALCSFALVLLLSHTLGDTTDRVVLSGVAAMQLFSALTSFVVLTAGDAETTRGVLFWLLGSLSGVGWTDVWLCGAVLVAALVVCLGHARTLDAFAFGPEAAAALGVRVARTRLVLLCTTALLTAALVSSAGAIGFVGLVLPHAARAVVGSGHARLLPVTALAGAVFLVWVDTLARTALDPQEVPVGVVTSLIGVPAFVAVLYRTRRTT from the coding sequence GTGACGGAGGTCGCCCGCGTGCGGCAGGCGCTGCTGTGGCTCGCCGGGGTCGCCGCGCTCGTCCTCTCCGTCTCCGTGGCCGTCACCATCGGCCCCGCGGACATCTCCGTGCCCGACGTGTGGTCGACCGTCGCGGCCCACCTCGGCTGGGGCGACAGCCCGCTCACCCCGATCAGGGACGGCATCGTCTGGAACCTGCGGATGCCGCGCACCGTGCTCGCCGCCGTCTGCGGCGCGGGCCTCGCGGTCTGCGGGGCGGTCATGCAGTCCCTGCTCCGCAACCCGCTCGCCGACCCCTTCGTGCTCGGGGTGTCGTCCGGGGCGTCCACGGGAGCGGTCGCGGTCGTCGTCCTCGGCGTCGGCGGGGGAGTGGTGTCCGTCTCCGCGGGCGCCTTCGCGGGCGCGCTCTGCTCCTTCGCACTCGTCCTGCTCCTCAGCCACACCCTCGGCGACACCACGGACCGTGTCGTGCTGTCGGGCGTCGCGGCCATGCAGCTCTTCTCCGCGCTCACGTCGTTCGTCGTCCTCACGGCGGGCGACGCGGAGACGACACGCGGCGTGCTGTTCTGGCTCCTCGGCTCGCTCAGCGGAGTCGGCTGGACCGACGTGTGGCTGTGCGGCGCGGTGCTCGTGGCCGCGCTGGTCGTCTGCCTCGGCCACGCCCGTACGCTCGACGCCTTCGCGTTCGGCCCGGAGGCCGCGGCGGCGCTCGGCGTCCGGGTGGCCCGCACCCGGCTCGTCCTGCTCTGCACGACGGCGCTGCTCACGGCGGCCCTGGTCAGCTCGGCGGGCGCCATCGGCTTCGTCGGCCTTGTCCTGCCGCACGCGGCCCGCGCGGTCGTCGGCTCCGGGCACGCCAGGCTCCTCCCGGTCACGGCGCTCGCGGGAGCGGTCTTCCTGGTCTGGGTGGACACGCTGGCCCGCACGGCGCTCGACCCGCAGGAGGTCCCGGTCGGCGTGGTGACGTCACTCATCGGCGTACCGGCGTTCGTGGCGGTGCTGTACAGGACGAGGAGGACGACGTGA